The Breoghania sp. genome has a segment encoding these proteins:
- a CDS encoding DUF3445 domain-containing protein, giving the protein MPGHSGGMEPVRTPLPHTPYDGDRSPFTVGLAPLDLHDWIEIDDQLGDYLEQKAELFRHDESAVFAAEPETLDAQAETLALLVEHLPNRFPDLYRFDGATLTVTATGESHRIADHAAAPLKLAALLVQEDLVLMRKGPNGYRLAAAALTFPSSWSLREKFSQDMTAIHENVPGFNGARMGAIVGRIFENLPVDAPVWRLNWSIYGDGKLHHPAAKSLEAQIGEGDPSFFVRVERQTLRRLPQSGDVLFTIRVHVDPFAAFARHPDGARLAAGLRAQLLALDADQLAYKGLTGERDRVIAALEAIAGAVRQAG; this is encoded by the coding sequence GCCCTATGATGGCGACAGGTCCCCCTTCACGGTCGGCCTCGCCCCGCTCGATCTCCATGACTGGATCGAGATCGACGACCAGCTTGGCGATTACCTGGAACAGAAGGCTGAGCTTTTCCGGCACGATGAAAGTGCGGTCTTTGCCGCCGAGCCGGAGACGCTCGATGCACAGGCCGAAACGCTGGCGCTGCTTGTCGAGCACCTGCCGAACCGGTTTCCCGATCTCTACCGCTTCGACGGGGCGACGCTCACCGTAACAGCAACGGGCGAAAGCCATCGCATCGCCGACCATGCCGCGGCGCCCCTGAAGCTTGCCGCCCTTCTGGTGCAGGAAGACCTCGTCCTGATGCGCAAGGGGCCAAACGGCTACCGGCTGGCCGCCGCCGCCCTCACCTTCCCCTCGTCATGGTCGCTTCGGGAGAAGTTCTCGCAGGACATGACCGCGATCCATGAAAACGTGCCTGGCTTCAACGGCGCGCGCATGGGGGCGATCGTCGGGCGGATCTTCGAAAACCTGCCCGTGGACGCTCCGGTCTGGCGGCTCAACTGGTCGATCTATGGCGATGGCAAGCTGCATCACCCGGCTGCGAAATCCCTGGAAGCGCAGATCGGTGAGGGCGATCCGTCCTTTTTCGTGCGCGTGGAACGCCAGACGCTGCGCCGTCTGCCGCAATCGGGCGACGTGCTTTTCACCATCCGCGTTCATGTCGATCCCTTCGCAGCCTTTGCCCGCCATCCCGACGGTGCCCGCCTTGCAGCAGGGCTGCGCGCCCAGCTTCTGGCGCTCGATGCCGACCAGCTCGCCTACAAGGGCCTGACAGGGGAACGCGACCGGGTGATCGCCGCGCTTGAGGCCATCGCCGGCGCGGTCAGGCAGGCAGGCTGA
- a CDS encoding DUF1036 domain-containing protein encodes MTFLGVAPAAADLRLCNKTESQVGVAIGYRDKTEWSTEGWWNLPAKTCETLIPGHLSSRYYYVYAIDYDQGGEWGGRAFMCTREKEFTIRGIADCIARGYERTGFFEIDTGEQRSWTVQLTEPVQQGTGSR; translated from the coding sequence ATGACGTTTCTGGGCGTGGCACCCGCCGCGGCGGACCTCAGGCTTTGCAACAAGACCGAGAGCCAGGTCGGCGTTGCAATCGGCTATCGCGACAAGACCGAGTGGTCGACGGAAGGCTGGTGGAACCTCCCGGCCAAGACTTGCGAGACCCTGATCCCTGGTCATCTTTCCTCACGTTATTACTACGTATACGCCATTGATTACGATCAGGGCGGGGAATGGGGTGGCCGCGCGTTCATGTGCACAAGGGAAAAGGAATTCACGATTCGCGGCATTGCGGACTGTATTGCGCGCGGCTATGAACGGACCGGATTCTTCGAGATCGACACGGGCGAACAGCGAAGCTGGACGGTCCAATTGACCGAGCCCGTACAACAAGGAACTGGTAGCAGATGA
- a CDS encoding N-formylglutamate amidohydrolase: MHSVNRDSASPLEAGVAQDFEPVEILAGNESGGLLLLCDHARNELPQAYGTLGLPRAQLERHIGYDIGARDLTHTLAARLGAPAVLTTFSRLLIDPNRGEDDPTLVMRISDGALIPENAYIGAEERQKRIERYYRPYHETVSATLDRMTASGRPPVIISIHSFTAIWRGWARPWHTSILWDLDPRVPDILFAALARDPALIVGDNEPYDGALRNDTMYKHATTRGLAHALIEVRQDLIGNAQGVADWADRLEPILREVNAVEETHVVRHYGSRADPSRTRQAQRNRT; encoded by the coding sequence ATGCACAGCGTGAACCGAGACAGCGCGTCCCCTCTTGAAGCTGGTGTTGCGCAAGACTTTGAACCGGTCGAAATCCTTGCAGGCAACGAGAGCGGCGGATTGTTGCTGCTGTGTGATCATGCGCGCAACGAGCTTCCGCAGGCTTACGGCACACTGGGCTTGCCGCGCGCACAGCTGGAGCGGCATATCGGTTACGATATCGGCGCCAGGGACCTGACGCACACGCTCGCCGCCCGGCTCGGCGCGCCCGCGGTCCTGACCACCTTTTCGCGCCTGTTGATCGATCCGAACCGGGGTGAGGACGATCCCACCCTGGTGATGCGCATCTCCGATGGCGCGCTCATTCCCGAAAACGCCTATATCGGCGCGGAAGAGCGTCAGAAACGGATCGAGCGCTACTATCGGCCTTATCACGAGACGGTTTCGGCAACGCTGGACCGGATGACGGCGAGCGGGCGTCCGCCCGTGATCATCTCGATCCATTCGTTCACGGCGATCTGGCGCGGGTGGGCGCGGCCCTGGCACACGTCGATCCTGTGGGATCTTGACCCGCGTGTGCCGGATATCCTGTTTGCGGCGCTGGCGCGCGATCCGGCGCTGATCGTGGGCGACAACGAGCCTTATGATGGCGCCTTGCGCAATGACACCATGTACAAGCACGCCACCACGCGCGGGCTTGCCCATGCGCTTATCGAGGTGAGGCAGGATCTCATCGGCAATGCGCAAGGTGTCGCCGACTGGGCGGACCGGCTGGAGCCGATCCTGCGCGAGGTGAACGCGGTGGAGGAGACCCATGTGGTCCGCCACTATGGCTCGCGCGCGGATCCTTCGCGCACCCGGCAGGCACAGCGCAACAGGACGTGA
- a CDS encoding DUF1244 domain-containing protein has product MSGSKIDIDEATRTELEAAAFRRLLEHLRTRTDVQNIDLMNLAGFCRNCLSNWYKDAAADRGLELSKDAAREIVYGMTYEEWKTRYQSEASAEQKAAFEVNKPAH; this is encoded by the coding sequence ATGTCCGGAAGCAAGATCGATATCGACGAGGCCACGCGCACGGAACTTGAGGCGGCGGCCTTTCGGCGCCTGCTTGAACACCTGCGCACCCGCACCGATGTGCAGAATATCGACCTCATGAACCTCGCGGGCTTTTGCCGCAACTGCCTGTCCAACTGGTACAAGGATGCGGCGGCGGACAGGGGGCTTGAGCTTTCCAAGGATGCCGCGCGCGAAATCGTCTATGGCATGACTTACGAGGAGTGGAAGACCCGCTATCAGAGCGAGGCGAGCGCCGAGCAGAAGGCGGCCTTCGAGGTGAACAAGCCAGCCCATTGA
- a CDS encoding DUF2312 domain-containing protein yields MADTGGVAADQLRAFVERIERLEEEKKAISDDVKDVYGEAKAMGFDVKILRQVVRLRKQEPHEREEQEAILDLYLHALGMLSAGAPQED; encoded by the coding sequence ATGGCTGACACGGGTGGGGTTGCCGCCGATCAGTTGCGCGCCTTCGTGGAGCGTATCGAGCGGCTTGAAGAAGAAAAGAAGGCCATTTCCGACGACGTGAAGGACGTCTACGGCGAGGCCAAGGCCATGGGCTTTGACGTCAAGATCCTGCGTCAGGTCGTGCGTCTTCGCAAGCAGGAGCCGCATGAGCGCGAAGAGCAGGAAGCGATCCTCGATCTCTACCTGCATGCGCTCGGCATGCTGTCTGCGGGTGCTCCGCAGGAAGACTGA
- a CDS encoding DMT family transporter → MSTTPQTPTAPIAEAGTVAVAVVALLAGAVAMGVSPVFVRYAEVGPFTSAFYRVTLALPLLALWARLESGGQSCPRWNRATVLAGLFFAGDLIFWHLAIVNTTMANATFLATMAPVWVLMGSGLFIGERVTRQMFFGLGFCLLGAGALVGSSVQLEPERLDGDLYGIITSMFFGAYFLAVRVARRHARPGLVLYRSTLITAAALFVAALVMENDFTPASWAGVAALIAVAVISHAGGQGLLAFALGHLSAGFSSLVIFLEAVAAAFFGWLIFSETLSPLQFAGGAAILVGIWVARPRPSKSNAADLAAPGAAPFTGVEQGPVAETGETASSPFETRP, encoded by the coding sequence ATGTCGACCACTCCTCAAACACCCACAGCCCCCATTGCCGAGGCAGGCACCGTCGCGGTCGCCGTCGTGGCTCTTCTGGCGGGCGCGGTCGCAATGGGCGTCTCGCCGGTCTTCGTGCGCTATGCGGAAGTGGGCCCCTTCACCAGCGCCTTTTATCGCGTGACCCTCGCCCTGCCGCTGCTGGCGCTGTGGGCGCGCCTTGAATCGGGCGGCCAGTCTTGCCCGCGCTGGAACCGCGCAACGGTTCTGGCCGGCCTCTTCTTTGCCGGCGATCTCATCTTCTGGCACCTGGCCATCGTCAACACCACAATGGCCAACGCTACGTTCCTGGCGACCATGGCGCCGGTGTGGGTACTGATGGGATCGGGCCTCTTCATCGGGGAACGGGTGACCCGGCAGATGTTTTTCGGCCTCGGCTTCTGCCTGCTGGGCGCGGGCGCGCTTGTCGGCTCCAGCGTGCAGCTGGAACCGGAACGGCTGGACGGCGACCTTTATGGCATCATCACCTCGATGTTCTTCGGTGCCTATTTCCTCGCCGTGCGCGTTGCCCGCCGCCATGCCCGCCCGGGGCTCGTGCTTTATCGCTCCACGCTCATCACCGCCGCCGCCCTCTTCGTGGCCGCCCTTGTCATGGAAAACGACTTCACCCCCGCAAGCTGGGCGGGCGTCGCCGCCTTGATCGCGGTCGCCGTGATCAGCCATGCCGGAGGCCAGGGGCTGCTCGCCTTCGCGCTGGGTCACCTGTCGGCGGGCTTTTCCTCGCTGGTGATCTTCCTTGAGGCCGTGGCGGCCGCCTTCTTCGGCTGGCTGATCTTTTCCGAAACCCTGTCGCCGCTCCAGTTTGCCGGCGGCGCGGCCATTCTCGTCGGCATCTGGGTGGCCCGCCCGCGCCCCTCAAAATCGAACGCCGCCGATCTGGCGGCCCCCGGGGCAGCCCCCTTCACCGGTGTGGAGCAAGGCCCCGTTGCGGAAACCGGCGAAACAGCATCGTCACCTTTCGAAACGCGCCCGTAA